TAACTTGCGCCGCAAATTCTGCATGTTCCAACCTCACCCTCGCCATATATATCAACGGCATTGCTGATCGGCAGCAACAGTATTTTGCGATAATGGGACTGTTCTATATTTTGATCCATGTTTTCGTTTTGTTCTGCATAGCCGGAACCTATCAATAGGGCCATCATGCCGATCACCGCGAGTGCCATCGCACGGCTAAAAACAGTTCCCATTATTCCCCGCATCGTATCTGGTTTAAAGGCGACCTTTGGATGACCGAACGCCGCTAATGCGTGCATCCATCGAGACAGCCTGGTCCATCGCTCTGCCCAATGATTTAAAAACAGCCTCCAGAATGTGGTGTTCATTTTCACCATAGGCAACATTCACATGCAAGGTGATTCCACCCCTAACGGCAAAGGCTCTCAGAAACTCCTTGGCGAGGCAGGAAAAACTCACCCCGTTTTTTAGCAGTTCCTCGGGGACGTCGTAAACGAGAAACGGCCGGTTGGATAAGTCCAATGTAACAACCGCCAAGGCTTCATCCATTGGCGTTGCCTGGTGGCCATACCGGCAAATTCCCTTTCGATCCGACAAGGCAATGGAAAAGGCATCGCCCAGTGCCAGACCCAAATCCTCCACTGTATGGTGGAAATCAACCTCCAAGTCTCCCTTTGCGTATACGCAAAGGTCAAAAAAGCCATGGTGGCTGAAAAGCGTTAACATGTGATCGAAAAAAGGAATTCCGGTGGCGATATCATTTGTTTTTCCCTGACCGTCCAGATTCAGCTCAATTCGAATGTCGGTTTCCGTTGTTTTTCTTTCGACACGCGCCGTACGATCTTTCATAGCATTATCCTCACACATTCCGGGCCATCCATCGAAAACATACACGCAAAAACGGACAGCACACTAAGGGGCAATGGTACTGTCCGGCACATAGACGCACGCAATCGGTTTCAAGAAGACAACCTATTGATATAATGGATTATAAAATATTTACCGGTTTTTAACGTTATATTTTCTGTTCCAAAAAAGCAAGCAATGATTATTCAACACGTTAAGTGTACCCACCGTGATTTTTTCATGATTTAACAAGTGCGCGAGACAATAACTCGCCGATGGTTTGGGAGAATTTAGACGGGTCTTCCACCTTTCCCCCCTCGGAGATAACAGCGACGTCAAACAAAAGGGTACTGATATTCGGAAGCATCGGGTTGTCCCGATCGTTTTCATAAATCTCTTTAATTTTAGGCAGTACCGGATGATCCACGTTTAACTCCAGCACGCGCTTGACCTCTGGCGCCTCCTGACCGGTGGCTTTTAAGATTTTTCCCATATAGGCGCTCATATCCGCAGCATCACCTGATAGGCATGCCAGGGATGTTTTCAGCCGCGTAGAAGCTTTTACCTCTTTCACTTTGCCGTCAAGTTTTGATTTTATGAATCCGAATACGGCTGAGTACTCGTTTTTCTTCCCTTCATCGATCGTTTCTAGCTCGCCCTTTTCAGCACTTTTAAACGGTTTTCCGTCATATTCCGAGAGCGTTTGCACCACCCATTCGTCCACCGGATCCGTCATGATCAGCACTTCGATATCATCGGCCTTAAGCCGCTCCAGATGAGGACTATTGAGCAGCAGCGTGGCATTTTCGCCCGTTATAAAGAAAATTTCTTTTTGATCCGCTTTCATTCGGCTGACATAATCTTTTAACGAAACCACCTGGCCATCGGACTTCGTGCTTTGATAACGGATAAGATCAGCGATCTTGTTCCGGTTTTCAGAGTCGGTAGGAATGCCGATTTTAAGAATTTGTCCGAAATTTTGATAAAATGATTCATATTTGTCCTTTTCGAGATTCCCTAATAGCTCAAATAATTTATTGACAAGATTTCTGCGGATATTTCGAACAATCCGGTCTTGTTGCAGAATTTCCCGGCTTACATTCAAGTTCAAATCCGCTGCGTCAACGACCCCCTTAACAAAGCTGAAGTATTCCGGCATCAGCTCCTTACAGTTATCCATGATAAATATTCGTTTACAATACAGATTCACGCCATGCTTGCGCTCCGGATGAAAGAGATCGAACGGGGCCTGACCGGGAATGTATAACAAGGCCGTGTATTCGGTCGCCCCTTCCAACTTAATATGCAGGTGCGCGAGAGGGGGTGCCCAATCATGGCTGATATGGGTATAAAATTCATTGTATTCTTCTTCCGAAACCTCTTTTTTGTCTTTTGCCCAAATGGCTTTCATGGAGTTAAGGGTTTCGGTCCGTAATACCTTGCGTGTCGTTTCACCAATCGGCTTTCCGTCTTTATCTTTAAGTTGCTCGTTTTCAGGAATGGGCTCGGTGCGTTCCAACTCCATCACAATGGGATAGTTTACAAAGTCCGAATGTTTCTTGACAATTTGCCGAAGGGTCCACTCGTCCGTGTAGTCCTGCTCTTCTTTCTCCGGTTTTTTTAAATGCAGCACAATCGCCGTTCCGCGGGCGTCTCTTTCGTCTTCCGCAATGGTATAAGTGCCACCTCCGGTGGACTCCCACCGAACCGCTGATGGTGATCCGGCAGATCTTGAAATGAGCTCCACGCGATCTGCCACCATGAAAGCACTATAAAAGCCGACACCGAATTGTCCGATCAGCTCGGGGGAGAGTGAATTTTCTTTTTTAGATTGCTCGATCGCTTTCAGAAAACCGGCGGTTCCGCTCTTGGCAATGGTGCCGATATTTTCAAGGACCTCATCGTAGGTCATACCGATACCGTTATCGGTAATGGTCAATGTGTTTTTGCCCTTGTCCGCATCAATTCGAATTTTAAATTCCGTATCATTCCCCAGTAAGTCCGGGTCTGTCTGGGCCTGAAACCTCAATTTATCTAAAGCATCCGAGGCATTTGAGATCAGCTCGCGCAGAAAAATCTCCCGATGCGAATAAAGTGAATTAATAATCAGGTGCAACATTTGTTGGACTTCGGTTTGAAATTGACGTGTTTCCTTCTTGCCCGCCATGGTGTCTCCTTTCTCAAAAATAACCGGTTGATCAATGAATCAAAACTTCCAGAATCATCAAGTGCGTTCCGCACGATAATTTAAAAAGAACCCATTCAAAATTCAGAGATAAAAATGGGGGCTGATTGTTATTTCGTCAACCCCCATTCCTATAAAAAAACGAGCGCTGCATCCGGTGACCGGCACGTTTGTGTCAGCATTTTTAGTATAGGTTAATCCGGTAGAATATCATAAAAATAATGCATGGTATCCGTCCGTGTGACAATACCGATGAGGCGGCCATTCTCCACCACGGGCAACCGGCCGATATCGTGTTTGATCATCAATCCGGCCGCCTCCGCAGGGCTCTTTTCCGGTTCAATCGTAACCGTGTGATGGCTCATATAGGCCTTTACGGGCGCCGTTAATTTCGGATCCTTTTTCACCTTTTTAAAATCCCTTCGGGAAATGACACCGACAAGTTCTTCATCGTCATTCACAACCGGTAAACCCGTCACCCCCTTTTCACGCAAAAATTGCGCTACTTCTCTCATGGGCATTTTTTCATGAACCGTCATTACCGGGAAAGACATTAAATCACTGATGCGTATGGATGTCCGCTGGTTACCGAGAATCAACTCCTTGATCGTCTCTTCAATCGCGTCCGGAGACGCGGCTTTAAGCATCGCTGATCCGGCGCCGGGATGTCCGCCGCCGCCAAAGCTTCGCATCAGAATGCCGATGTTGATCCCATCATTATTGCTACGACCGATAATCATACTGCTGCCACGCTCTGGATCAAAGAAAATCCCAAAAGCAGCATCTACATTGAGCACCTCCCGGTACATATGAACCACCACCGACAAGCTGTCCACGTAACCGCTGATTTCGGTCTTACTGAAACTAACAGTGAAATTATTTAACTTTTGTCTCGTTGCGGTTTTCAACATTTCAAAAAGCGTATCTTTTTGTTGTTGACGATAGGTAGGCCGAAGAAGGCTGGCGAGAATCTTCAAATCCGCTTTTCGTTCCAACAACCACCCGGCTGAATAGGCATCTTCAGGCATCGTGGACGAGAAGGTCAGGTTGCCGGTATCTTCATAAATTCCGGTTAGAAAAAGCGTTGCCTGAATTGGGGTGATAAGCTTTCTCTCCTCCCTGAGCCTACGAATCATTAACGTGATCGTCGCGCCCATTTCCTCCTGAACACATAAATTCGCTTGAATATTTCCGCCGTATGGGTGGTGGTCGAAAAGAATGATTTCCGAATTATTATTTTCAAAGGCTTCTTTTTTAACCTGAAGGCGATCCCAGTTGTTGGTGTCAACAACAATAAGGCTTGAAACGGAATCCAAGTCGACTTCATCGACTGTTTTTACCCGCAGAAGATCCTTATGCAGCGCAAGGAATGCCTTAACATTGGGGTTCAGAACCTTTGGCAACACCGGGACAGCGTCCGGATAGATGATTGTGGCGGCGATGGTGGAAGCCAACGCGTCGAAATCCGTGTTCTTATGTGTTGTAACAATTCTCATTCCGGAATTCCCGAGAAACCATGGCGGGTACCAAGCACTTTGAAGGCCGGCTTATTTTGTAACAGGAACACATCCTCTTCGAAAGCGCTAGCATAGCCTATAGTAAGATTATGTATTTTTAATGGTTATGATTCACAAACATGCCATAACTTCAAGGTGAAAAGGTAAACTTCGTTATTCTCCGGTAAAGTGCGGCGGCCGTTTTTCCAGGAAAGCCGATACGCCCTCTGCTTTGTCCCGCGTACCGCAAGACAGTGTATGCAGGTAAGACTCGTGAGCGAGGCCTTGCGCCAAGGAACCCTCACCCGAACGCAGGATCGCTTCTTTTGCATACTGAACAGCCAGTTTAGGCCTGTTCGCGATGGTGGCTGCCATTTTTTTTGCTTCGATCATCACCTGGTCCGGCGCCACCACATGGTTGACAAGCCCCATGGCCAGGGCCTGATCGGCTTTGATTAGATTCCCGGTGAGAATCAGTTCCATGGCCCTGCCCATGCCGACCAGTTTCGGCAATCGCTGCGTGCCGCCGGCACCGGGTATAATTCCCAGCTTCACTTCAGGCTGGCCCAATAATGCATGGGAGGAGGCCATTCGAATACTGCATGCCATGGCCATCTCCAGTCCTGTACCCAATGCATATCCATTAATGGCGGCAATAGAGGGGATCTCAAGATTTTCGATGCGAGAATAAAGTTCCTGGCGACGCCGACTGACAGCGCGACCGCTCACGGCATTCCGGTTTTTCAGCTCGTCGATATCAGCTCCCGACACA
The genomic region above belongs to Desulfobacterales bacterium and contains:
- the hisB gene encoding imidazoleglycerol-phosphate dehydratase HisB is translated as MKDRTARVERKTTETDIRIELNLDGQGKTNDIATGIPFFDHMLTLFSHHGFFDLCVYAKGDLEVDFHHTVEDLGLALGDAFSIALSDRKGICRYGHQATPMDEALAVVTLDLSNRPFLVYDVPEELLKNGVSFSCLAKEFLRAFAVRGGITLHVNVAYGENEHHILEAVFKSLGRAMDQAVSMDARISGVRSSKGRL
- the htpG gene encoding molecular chaperone HtpG, producing MAGKKETRQFQTEVQQMLHLIINSLYSHREIFLRELISNASDALDKLRFQAQTDPDLLGNDTEFKIRIDADKGKNTLTITDNGIGMTYDEVLENIGTIAKSGTAGFLKAIEQSKKENSLSPELIGQFGVGFYSAFMVADRVELISRSAGSPSAVRWESTGGGTYTIAEDERDARGTAIVLHLKKPEKEEQDYTDEWTLRQIVKKHSDFVNYPIVMELERTEPIPENEQLKDKDGKPIGETTRKVLRTETLNSMKAIWAKDKKEVSEEEYNEFYTHISHDWAPPLAHLHIKLEGATEYTALLYIPGQAPFDLFHPERKHGVNLYCKRIFIMDNCKELMPEYFSFVKGVVDAADLNLNVSREILQQDRIVRNIRRNLVNKLFELLGNLEKDKYESFYQNFGQILKIGIPTDSENRNKIADLIRYQSTKSDGQVVSLKDYVSRMKADQKEIFFITGENATLLLNSPHLERLKADDIEVLIMTDPVDEWVVQTLSEYDGKPFKSAEKGELETIDEGKKNEYSAVFGFIKSKLDGKVKEVKASTRLKTSLACLSGDAADMSAYMGKILKATGQEAPEVKRVLELNVDHPVLPKIKEIYENDRDNPMLPNISTLLFDVAVISEGGKVEDPSKFSQTIGELLSRALVKS
- a CDS encoding enoyl-CoA hydratase-related protein gives rise to the protein MFNNILFDVEGGVAVLTINRPDKMNAVNHAAAEEIAQALDRVENEVDIRVLILTGAGEKSFVSGADIDELKNRNAVSGRAVSRRRQELYSRIENLEIPSIAAINGYALGTGLEMAMACSIRMASSHALLGQPEVKLGIIPGAGGTQRLPKLVGMGRAMELILTGNLIKADQALAMGLVNHVVAPDQVMIEAKKMAATIANRPKLAVQYAKEAILRSGEGSLAQGLAHESYLHTLSCGTRDKAEGVSAFLEKRPPHFTGE
- a CDS encoding CBS domain-containing protein, which codes for MRIVTTHKNTDFDALASTIAATIIYPDAVPVLPKVLNPNVKAFLALHKDLLRVKTVDEVDLDSVSSLIVVDTNNWDRLQVKKEAFENNNSEIILFDHHPYGGNIQANLCVQEEMGATITLMIRRLREERKLITPIQATLFLTGIYEDTGNLTFSSTMPEDAYSAGWLLERKADLKILASLLRPTYRQQQKDTLFEMLKTATRQKLNNFTVSFSKTEISGYVDSLSVVVHMYREVLNVDAAFGIFFDPERGSSMIIGRSNNDGINIGILMRSFGGGGHPGAGSAMLKAASPDAIEETIKELILGNQRTSIRISDLMSFPVMTVHEKMPMREVAQFLREKGVTGLPVVNDDEELVGVISRRDFKKVKKDPKLTAPVKAYMSHHTVTIEPEKSPAEAAGLMIKHDIGRLPVVENGRLIGIVTRTDTMHYFYDILPD